The Apium graveolens cultivar Ventura chromosome 11, ASM990537v1, whole genome shotgun sequence genome has a window encoding:
- the LOC141696387 gene encoding aconitate hydratase, cytoplasmic-like produces the protein MVRNGVTATDLVLTVTQILRKHGVVEEFMEFYGDGMSKLSLADRAIIENMSPKYEATMGFFPVDHVTLKYLKLTGRSDDTVAMIEAYPRANKMFVDYDEVRFCIILMLQQILSSIGLLF, from the exons ATGGTTCGCAATGGTGTCACAGCTACTGACTTGGTCCTAACAGTGACACAAATACTGAGGAAGCATGGTGTTGTTGAGGAATTTATGGAGTTCTATG GGGATGGAATGAGCAAGCTATCATTAGCTGACAGGGCAATTATTGAAAATATGTCTCCTAAATACGAGGCAACAATGGGGTTCTTCCCTGTAGATCATGTCACTTTAAAATATCTTAAATTAACTGGAAGAAGCGATGATACT GTGGCAATGATTGAAGCATACCCGCGTGCTAATAAAATGTTTGTGGACTATGATGAGGTAAGGTTCTGTATCATACTAATGCTGCAACAAATTTTAAGTTCAATTGGTTTATTGTTCTAG
- the LOC141696388 gene encoding mitogen-activated protein kinase 18-like gives MDGKLFRKGSLSLRRFSKIKPSLSLTLRTIRSFTVLSMECVKCLCFFNYRVGVYLFYGKLSLSIEVHVCNHNAIPTKLQGRFVIGPLLLCDMAHISALVAAQQVKTYDNFIGCGDANRYKYLKYTGQGSYGIINSAIDAYTNEKVVIKKISYVFRDVPRAVKVLREIKLLRLLQHPNIVEIKSILIPPSSDTFKDIFVFFEYMNSDLRKFIASIDNLTAKDYKSFMFQILHAVKFMHAANVYHLDLKSGNILANCNGLIKVCDFRLSRVAFSEPSKEWHHTGYIGTRSYRAPEICGSELSKYPYAIDIWSIGCIFAEIMTGKPLFPWKTLASHLDLITNLVGTPSADTIPGVQCILLWKQVLI, from the exons ATGGATGGGAAATTATTCAGAAAGGGATCACTAAGTTTAAGAAGATTCTCGAAGATTAAACCGAGCCTCAGCTTAACATTGAGGACTATACGAAGCTTTACAG TATTGTCTATGGAATGT GTAAAGTGCTTGTGTTTTTTTAACTATAGAGTTGGAGTTTATCTGTTTTATGGGAAGCTAAGTTTATCTATAGAAGTGCATGTTTGTAACCATAATGCAAT ACCGACAAAGTTACAAGGTCGTTTTGTAATTGGACCTCTTTTGCTTTGTGATATGGCTCATATTAGTGCCCTCGTTGCTGCTCAg CAGGTGAAAACATATGACAATTTCATTGGGTGTGGTGATGCCAATCGATACAAATATCTGAAGTATACTGGACAGGGAAGCTATGGAATTATTAATTCTGCTATTGATGCATATACTAATGAAAAGGTGGTGATAAAGAAAATATCATATGTTTTTAGGGATGTTCCTCGAGCTGTTAAGGTTTTAAGGGAGATTAAGTTGTTAAGGCTATTACAGCATCCAAATATTGTTGAAATTAAGAGCATCTTAATCCCACCCTCAAGTGACACCTTCAAAGACATATTTGTGTTTTTCGAGTATATGAACTCAGATCTTCGTAAATTTATTGCATCCATTGATAATTTGACAGCAAAGGACTATAAATCTTTTATGTTTCAGATCCTACATGCAGTGAAGTTTATGCATGCAG CTAATGTGTACCATCTAGACCTTAAATCGGGAAATATATTAGCAAACTGTAATGGCTTGATTAAAGTATGTGATTTTAGACTGTCTAGAGTTGCCTTTAGTGAGCCATCAAAAGAATGGCACCACACT GGTTATATTGGTACAAGATCGTATAGGGCTCCTGAGATTTGTGGATCAGAGTTATCTAAG TATCCATATGCTATTGATATCTGGAGCATTGGCTGCATTTTTGCTGAGATTATGACGGGAAAGCCATTGTTTCCATGGAAAACTCTTGCATCACATCTAGATTTGATCACTAACCTTGTTGGAACACCGTCAGCCGACACCATACCTGGGGTGCAGTGCATACTTCTGTGGAAACAAGTTTTGATATGA